Proteins co-encoded in one Pseudarthrobacter chlorophenolicus A6 genomic window:
- a CDS encoding cellulose biosynthesis cyclic di-GMP-binding regulatory protein BcsB, protein MAGSTVLTCASLLATGLLLAAPAANAATPAAATANLPASHTDGTAAPASTASVSALPGQTGQQLALQVANGLNPTRVTGTIAVAGQAVQGTLRVTARGRTLLEASAGAALTLDAPVTAADLTDHQLVLTLDYLPAVQNVCTAAQSAATLSKVALATSGTEAAPATVAEFLAPSVPAVLIPVPGNPPSDVSAAILAASAAVAHRYPDAALTLVPEPDAAARAAALPAGSRIITIAAATPDEQDAVSATLTTQAGRPALALTGHGEELRTAAQALANTKSALADSTTVTGMTATVPAAAGPEQTLADLGANTIKLAGYGTQETYLGVNQSQFGGPVSAVTLHLSGTHTAVPAGGQAALSVYWNDYLLSSHTLDGDSFDLTANVPAGQIQSRNGLRLRLTALPAGGDCSGPAGLLPMELTVDTTGSKLSAERGHSLKPGFARFPQVLGSTLPIAFDAGATAQENTISAAALAFALQRDSAGLLDVRLTDTAGLRDSSDSGLLVGATPETAEKVAAPLRLAGFRTVAARDIEFGVGTTAPYGVLEGFEQNGRNLLLLGGWAPDNATGATTAGTLQGSLAAHVLQLPGGWSALSRNLLVTQTTGYPVLLESNAITPQAEVTDGFRPLALWIVAAAAVLLLAFTARVLLRRRHQRHAGAYAAAREQAAAADTASGQ, encoded by the coding sequence ATGGCAGGGAGCACCGTGCTCACCTGCGCCTCCCTGCTTGCCACCGGCCTCCTCCTCGCGGCACCCGCCGCGAACGCCGCCACCCCCGCAGCGGCCACAGCCAATCTCCCCGCCTCGCACACCGACGGCACGGCAGCCCCGGCGTCCACCGCCTCCGTGTCCGCCCTGCCCGGCCAGACCGGGCAGCAGCTGGCCCTGCAGGTGGCAAACGGCCTGAACCCCACCCGTGTCACCGGCACCATCGCCGTGGCCGGGCAGGCCGTCCAGGGCACCCTCCGCGTCACCGCCAGGGGCCGCACCCTCCTCGAAGCATCCGCGGGCGCGGCCCTCACCTTGGACGCGCCCGTCACCGCCGCTGACCTCACGGACCACCAACTGGTTCTCACCCTGGACTACCTCCCCGCCGTCCAGAACGTCTGCACCGCCGCCCAGTCCGCCGCCACCCTCAGCAAGGTGGCCCTCGCCACCAGCGGCACCGAGGCCGCCCCTGCCACCGTGGCCGAATTCCTGGCTCCCTCCGTGCCCGCCGTCCTCATCCCGGTGCCGGGCAATCCGCCGTCGGACGTTTCCGCCGCCATCCTGGCCGCCTCCGCCGCCGTGGCCCACCGCTACCCGGACGCCGCCCTCACCCTCGTCCCCGAACCGGACGCCGCCGCCCGGGCAGCCGCCCTGCCCGCCGGCTCCCGGATCATCACCATCGCCGCCGCGACACCGGACGAACAGGACGCCGTCAGCGCCACCCTCACCACCCAGGCCGGCCGCCCCGCCCTGGCCCTCACCGGCCACGGCGAGGAACTCCGCACCGCCGCCCAGGCACTGGCCAACACCAAGTCGGCCCTGGCCGATTCCACCACCGTCACCGGCATGACCGCCACCGTCCCCGCCGCCGCCGGGCCCGAACAGACCCTCGCGGACCTCGGCGCCAACACCATCAAACTGGCCGGCTACGGCACCCAGGAAACCTACCTGGGCGTCAACCAGTCCCAGTTCGGCGGCCCCGTCTCCGCCGTCACCCTCCACCTCAGTGGCACCCACACGGCCGTGCCCGCCGGGGGACAGGCAGCCCTCTCCGTCTACTGGAACGACTACCTGCTCAGCTCCCACACCCTGGACGGCGACTCCTTCGACCTCACCGCCAACGTCCCCGCCGGGCAGATCCAGTCCCGCAACGGCCTGCGCCTGCGCCTCACCGCCCTCCCCGCCGGCGGCGACTGCTCCGGCCCCGCCGGCCTGCTCCCCATGGAACTCACCGTGGACACCACCGGAAGCAAACTCAGCGCCGAACGCGGCCACTCCCTCAAGCCCGGCTTCGCCCGCTTCCCCCAGGTCCTGGGCAGCACCCTGCCCATAGCGTTCGACGCCGGCGCCACCGCCCAGGAGAACACCATCAGCGCCGCCGCGCTCGCCTTCGCCCTGCAGCGCGACTCCGCAGGGCTCCTGGACGTCCGCCTCACCGACACCGCGGGCCTGCGGGACTCCAGCGACTCCGGCCTCCTGGTGGGCGCCACCCCAGAAACCGCCGAGAAGGTGGCAGCACCGCTCCGCCTGGCCGGCTTCCGCACCGTGGCGGCCCGCGACATCGAATTCGGCGTGGGCACCACCGCCCCCTACGGCGTCCTGGAAGGGTTCGAACAAAACGGCCGCAACCTCCTGCTCCTGGGCGGCTGGGCCCCCGATAACGCCACCGGCGCCACCACTGCCGGCACGCTCCAGGGCAGCCTGGCCGCCCACGTCCTGCAGCTGCCCGGCGGCTGGAGCGCCCTCTCCCGGAACCTCCTGGTCACCCAGACCACCGGCTACCCCGTGCTGCTCGAAAGCAACGCCATCACACCCCAGGCCGAAGTGACGGACGGGTTCCGGCCCCTGGCGCTCTGGATCGTCGCTGCAGCTGCCGTGCTGCTGCTCGCCTTCACGGCCCGCGTCCTCCTGCGCCGCCGGCACCAACGGCACGCCGGCGCCTACGCGGCAGCCCGGGAACAGGCTGCCGCCGCGGACACCGCCAGTGGCCAGTAG
- a CDS encoding nucleotide sugar dehydrogenase produces the protein MKIAVLGLGYVGCVTAACLAEAGNTVIGVDPAPKKVAAINSGMTPIVEPGLAERLANAHASKRISASTDVGVVKDVDVAIVCVGTPSAETGELDLRYVETVATEIGRGLPDRSTPLTIMLRSTVLPGTTAMKFIPWIEKASGLIEGRDFFVAFCPEFLRESTAISDFYNPPFTVIGVESPSAAEKPSELLSFLDTPAEVVSTGVAEALKYASNAFHAVKVVFANEIARACAISDVDARAVMQLFVQDRELNISHRYLRPGFAFGGSCLPKDVKALQHYSQSRGLDLPMIDSLTASNDVHIQRVVTMVEASGAKTVAQVGLTFKPSTDDMRESPFVKVAAKLVEMGIEVRAYDPIIDVEKLMGANQSFVEAVLPDLESMLVDDLEEALVGADLVLLGTNAADVCEIVLSGPSVPVVDLSGSLPKRVEDSLRTRETSSLLAESYVGAAW, from the coding sequence ATGAAAATAGCAGTACTTGGCCTTGGCTACGTTGGGTGTGTAACGGCCGCATGTCTCGCCGAAGCAGGGAACACCGTCATCGGCGTGGATCCCGCCCCCAAAAAGGTCGCCGCAATTAATAGCGGGATGACGCCTATTGTCGAGCCCGGCCTGGCAGAGCGCCTTGCAAACGCACACGCCAGTAAGCGCATTAGCGCCAGCACTGACGTGGGCGTAGTCAAAGACGTTGATGTAGCAATTGTGTGCGTCGGAACACCATCAGCCGAAACTGGCGAACTGGACTTGAGATACGTCGAAACCGTTGCAACGGAAATCGGTCGCGGCCTGCCTGACCGTTCCACCCCCCTCACCATTATGCTCAGAAGTACGGTCCTGCCAGGAACGACCGCTATGAAATTCATTCCATGGATTGAGAAGGCTTCCGGGCTCATCGAGGGGCGCGATTTCTTCGTTGCCTTTTGCCCGGAGTTCCTTAGGGAATCAACTGCCATTTCCGACTTCTACAACCCGCCCTTCACGGTCATTGGCGTTGAGTCTCCGTCCGCGGCAGAAAAACCCAGCGAACTACTCAGCTTCCTCGATACACCCGCCGAGGTAGTCTCCACAGGCGTGGCAGAGGCGCTCAAGTACGCATCGAACGCTTTTCATGCAGTTAAAGTGGTGTTCGCAAATGAGATTGCGCGCGCGTGCGCAATCTCAGACGTTGACGCCCGCGCCGTCATGCAGCTGTTCGTCCAGGATCGAGAGCTCAACATTTCACATCGGTACCTGCGTCCCGGATTTGCCTTCGGCGGCTCATGCCTCCCCAAGGATGTGAAAGCCCTACAGCACTACTCGCAGAGCCGCGGCCTTGACCTTCCAATGATCGACAGCCTGACCGCTTCCAACGATGTCCACATTCAGCGAGTTGTCACCATGGTGGAAGCTTCAGGTGCGAAGACCGTCGCGCAGGTGGGTCTGACTTTCAAACCATCAACGGACGACATGCGCGAAAGCCCCTTTGTCAAGGTCGCTGCCAAGCTCGTTGAGATGGGGATCGAGGTCCGTGCGTACGACCCTATAATCGACGTGGAAAAGTTGATGGGCGCGAATCAGAGCTTCGTGGAAGCTGTCCTGCCCGATCTCGAGTCCATGCTGGTTGACGATTTGGAAGAAGCGCTGGTTGGCGCAGATCTGGTCCTGCTGGGCACTAACGCAGCAGATGTTTGTGAAATTGTGCTTTCCGGTCCCTCTGTGCCTGTAGTTGATCTTTCAGGGTCGCTTCCAAAGCGCGTAGAAGATTCTCTTCGAACGCGGGAAACTTCATCGCTCCTTGCTGAGTCTTACGTTGGAGCAGCCTGGTGA
- a CDS encoding MinD/ParA family ATP-binding protein, with protein sequence MPAVTPNTPRKNDAAGPVLRRSSWAEAAAAADAAKPAPPGPAAPTRLPVSAKSATRPEAPTSPVGGDASAPEAAQEVSVPQRDIAPEPSPAFRRSRPTVADAIAGNPAPDFISSPGLFVKEQKPRPVGGFRGAMYKLTGGSWNMGPGPKQRQEDELARRISRQLQGSYNTAILSLKGGIGKTSTTVGVGLTLAEFRGDAPCAIDANPDSGDLVERALGEGIYQQAAPRTITDLLENIESIDSLTALARYMHHAGRLHLIAGEQDPEVSDSLTAEEYLRIRKLISGYYSVALTDCGTGVTHNAMSGILQSADNLVIAAGYAVSGAKRARSTLQWLAGHGYEDLARNAIVVITDKDEVSSRVDKDAIEEHLSGICRQLIAVPHDRGVADGDLVTLDVLKSETRRAYKEIAAAIVDGYR encoded by the coding sequence ATGCCAGCCGTAACCCCGAATACTCCTCGTAAGAACGACGCCGCAGGGCCCGTTTTGCGCCGCTCTTCCTGGGCGGAAGCTGCGGCCGCGGCCGACGCGGCCAAGCCCGCTCCGCCGGGGCCTGCGGCCCCTACACGACTGCCAGTTTCCGCGAAGTCTGCTACCCGGCCGGAAGCTCCCACTTCCCCTGTTGGCGGTGACGCGAGCGCTCCTGAAGCCGCTCAGGAAGTCTCTGTCCCGCAGCGGGACATTGCCCCTGAGCCGTCGCCCGCCTTCCGCCGAAGCCGCCCCACGGTGGCTGACGCAATCGCCGGCAATCCCGCTCCGGACTTCATCAGCTCGCCCGGACTGTTCGTCAAGGAGCAGAAGCCACGCCCCGTGGGTGGCTTCCGCGGCGCCATGTACAAGCTGACTGGGGGCTCGTGGAACATGGGACCGGGGCCCAAGCAGCGCCAGGAAGATGAACTCGCCCGCCGTATCTCACGGCAGCTCCAGGGCAGTTACAACACCGCCATTCTGAGCCTCAAGGGCGGCATCGGAAAGACCTCCACCACTGTCGGTGTGGGCCTCACCCTTGCCGAGTTCCGTGGCGATGCACCCTGTGCCATTGATGCAAACCCGGACTCAGGCGACCTTGTGGAGCGTGCGCTGGGCGAGGGCATCTACCAGCAGGCCGCTCCGCGCACCATTACGGACCTGCTGGAGAACATCGAATCCATCGACTCCCTGACCGCGCTGGCACGATACATGCACCACGCTGGCAGGCTGCACCTGATCGCGGGGGAGCAGGACCCGGAAGTCTCGGACTCTCTCACCGCCGAGGAGTACCTGCGGATCCGGAAGCTCATCTCCGGCTACTACTCCGTGGCGCTGACCGACTGCGGCACGGGCGTGACGCACAATGCGATGAGCGGAATCCTGCAGTCTGCGGACAACTTGGTCATCGCCGCTGGCTATGCGGTTTCTGGCGCTAAGCGTGCCCGCAGCACGCTGCAATGGCTGGCCGGCCACGGATATGAGGATCTGGCCCGCAACGCCATCGTCGTGATTACCGACAAGGACGAAGTGTCGTCCCGCGTAGACAAGGACGCAATCGAGGAACACCTGTCCGGGATCTGCCGTCAGCTCATCGCGGTTCCCCACGACCGAGGCGTTGCAGACGGCGACTTGGTGACCCTCGATGTACTTAAATCCGAAACGCGGCGGGCATACAAGGAGATCGCCGCGGCAATCGTCGACGGTTACCGATAG
- a CDS encoding glycosyltransferase family protein — protein sequence MPQFDSERTLTAVIVAFRNDLREVSSLARTLVEAGEASGFKTDALIVLNDEGASTELAEHRVIQGHGNVGFARGVQLGVLASSSQFVAIVNPDIEPNLVQFTRLFAGTQSGRIISTPLLTDETGRVQFESYEDWVFTVGRQLSARFCKRFILHTSKTNLGAFTKICGAFIVLERRIACELEGPFDADFFLYGEDRDLSRRARKLGIRLELRRDVRVVHVGGVSGTSAAELVMRAKADSALRIAHRKYGRLGVVAVSADLLVEAVLKARRAGWSAFSARLWAVKRWIAQPGVPAALSSSVLTT from the coding sequence ATGCCCCAATTTGACTCTGAGAGAACACTCACGGCTGTCATTGTTGCATTTCGCAATGATCTAAGAGAAGTATCGAGTCTCGCCCGAACACTAGTTGAAGCCGGTGAGGCGTCTGGGTTCAAAACAGACGCTCTCATCGTACTCAATGATGAGGGTGCCTCCACAGAGCTCGCCGAGCACAGGGTTATCCAGGGGCATGGAAATGTTGGTTTCGCCCGTGGCGTTCAACTAGGTGTACTGGCGTCTTCTTCGCAATTCGTCGCCATAGTCAACCCAGACATTGAGCCGAACTTAGTTCAATTCACTAGATTGTTTGCTGGCACGCAATCAGGACGAATTATATCTACGCCCCTTCTTACCGACGAAACCGGCCGAGTTCAGTTTGAGTCTTATGAAGATTGGGTATTTACAGTTGGTCGCCAATTGTCCGCTCGGTTCTGCAAGCGGTTTATACTTCACACCAGTAAAACAAACCTAGGTGCTTTTACAAAAATCTGTGGGGCGTTTATTGTGCTCGAACGCCGCATAGCGTGCGAACTCGAAGGACCGTTTGACGCCGACTTCTTCTTATACGGGGAAGACCGAGACCTTAGTCGGAGGGCGAGAAAGCTTGGCATCCGCCTTGAGTTGCGTCGCGATGTTCGCGTCGTTCATGTTGGGGGCGTCAGCGGAACTTCAGCTGCTGAACTTGTTATGCGGGCGAAGGCTGATAGCGCACTCAGAATTGCCCACCGGAAATATGGGCGGCTTGGGGTCGTTGCGGTATCAGCCGACCTACTGGTGGAAGCAGTATTAAAGGCGCGCAGGGCTGGGTGGAGTGCTTTCTCGGCGCGTTTATGGGCCGTGAAGCGGTGGATCGCCCAGCCAGGAGTGCCGGCCGCCCTCAGTTCGTCGGTACTCACGACATAG
- a CDS encoding glycosyltransferase family 4 protein yields the protein MWLECRSLRDAGYRVAAITPAAAGDPAYEEYQGVHLHKYAPPGETSSLWSFIWEFIYCWVQTFFLTLRVWRLHGKPAVIQSCNPPDTFFLIGFLLRPFGVKFVFDQHDLNPEVYESRFGKRGFFHWALGVLEKLTYSTAQETIVTNESYAEVARTRGGVPANKVTVVRTGPDTTLLKPKAPNEDLKRGRKHLVHFHGVMGPQDGVDLVIDTIHYVTSSRARKDVTFSVLGKGDEWERLRAKVTQLDLEDFVYMPGRVTDSELFDYLSTADVGLSADPPGPLNNVSTMNKTMEYMAFGVPVLAFDLKETRYSAQDAAVYVDSPTPEAYGEELLRMLDNHQLLVRLGEAGRERATKVLDWKFQARQYLGVFERVVGLPKGDQQRGARTSERSSAHS from the coding sequence GTGTGGCTTGAATGTCGATCGCTGCGGGACGCTGGCTACCGGGTGGCAGCAATTACGCCGGCGGCGGCTGGCGACCCTGCCTACGAGGAGTATCAAGGTGTTCACCTCCACAAATATGCGCCTCCCGGTGAAACATCGAGTTTGTGGAGCTTTATCTGGGAATTTATTTATTGCTGGGTCCAGACGTTCTTCCTGACTCTGCGTGTCTGGAGGCTTCACGGAAAGCCAGCCGTAATTCAATCGTGCAATCCGCCCGATACTTTCTTCCTCATTGGCTTCCTACTTCGGCCGTTCGGCGTTAAGTTTGTGTTCGATCAACACGATCTCAACCCGGAAGTCTACGAATCCCGGTTTGGGAAAAGAGGGTTTTTCCACTGGGCACTCGGAGTACTGGAAAAGCTGACTTACTCAACTGCCCAAGAAACAATAGTGACAAATGAGTCCTACGCCGAGGTTGCCCGCACGCGCGGCGGAGTACCAGCAAACAAGGTGACTGTGGTTCGAACCGGTCCCGATACGACGCTGTTGAAGCCCAAAGCGCCCAATGAGGACCTCAAGCGCGGTAGAAAACACCTAGTCCATTTCCACGGCGTCATGGGGCCACAGGATGGCGTTGACCTTGTCATTGACACCATTCATTACGTTACTTCCTCTCGGGCGAGAAAAGACGTGACTTTCTCAGTGCTTGGGAAGGGTGACGAATGGGAACGACTCCGCGCCAAGGTGACACAACTCGACCTCGAGGATTTCGTCTATATGCCAGGGCGTGTTACTGACAGCGAACTTTTTGATTACCTCAGTACTGCTGATGTAGGGCTCAGTGCCGACCCTCCTGGACCGTTGAATAACGTGAGCACCATGAACAAGACCATGGAGTACATGGCCTTTGGCGTTCCTGTTCTTGCTTTTGACCTGAAAGAAACACGTTATAGCGCGCAGGATGCGGCTGTTTACGTCGATTCACCGACTCCGGAAGCCTACGGCGAGGAACTTCTGCGGATGCTCGACAACCACCAGCTTCTCGTACGACTCGGTGAAGCCGGTCGGGAGCGCGCTACGAAGGTATTGGACTGGAAATTCCAAGCACGGCAATATCTAGGCGTCTTCGAACGCGTCGTGGGTCTCCCAAAGGGCGACCAGCAGCGTGGTGCGCGGACCTCCGAGCGTAGTAGCGCACATTCATGA
- a CDS encoding glycosyltransferase family 39 protein, whose amino-acid sequence MASSLQAPPATQPAPETESAGERRPWLRLTWASLGAPVAGRHVPGTAVIAGAAAVVGFLACLYTTSSGSNLDYSDAQSHLTIARRVFDSKAPGFEQLGTVWLPMPHLLLMPFIINLWMFSTGWGACILGILALAATASGLYRIAARLGYGRAGRLAAVLVVLANPAILYTYTTALTEPVLLMCLVAGMAGLAHWATSRRRMSAGELAVFAGIPSGAAVLSRYEGWALVLTGTLFVLITELRRSGQVREALKMASGYAMVPAAAVLWWLSYNWAIYGNPLEFMFGQYSAYAQQKNITDGGLLPTKGNLGLTLWTFHWSLFETLGAVVLAAACGAVVVVFRRGLATSTLLVAVTGSAYAFALVSLYLGQTAINNDHSLPSTWWNNRFALTALPLAAVLVAAFVHEATRRRRTRSLVAAALLLALAAQNAWWLQDPAGRLAILAEGRMSHESNTDSFAAARWLKEHYDGGGILMDESARGNAVLPTMGIPLGNIYNRASGDHFAPALEEPARYAEWVFVNVEAGAGPQDSGFTDLVYQAISADPTFNSRYAVAFTSPTHRIYERTVD is encoded by the coding sequence GTGGCCAGTAGCCTCCAGGCCCCGCCGGCCACCCAACCCGCCCCGGAAACGGAAAGCGCGGGGGAGCGGCGCCCGTGGCTGCGCCTCACCTGGGCGTCCCTCGGCGCCCCGGTGGCCGGCCGGCACGTGCCCGGGACCGCCGTGATCGCCGGGGCCGCGGCCGTGGTGGGGTTCCTGGCCTGCCTCTACACCACCAGCTCCGGCAGCAACCTGGACTACTCGGACGCCCAAAGCCACCTCACCATCGCCCGGCGCGTGTTCGACAGCAAAGCCCCCGGCTTCGAACAGCTGGGCACCGTGTGGCTGCCCATGCCGCACCTGCTCCTGATGCCGTTCATCATCAACCTCTGGATGTTCAGCACCGGCTGGGGCGCCTGCATCCTGGGCATCCTGGCCTTGGCCGCCACCGCCTCCGGCCTCTACCGGATCGCCGCACGCCTGGGCTACGGCCGGGCCGGGCGGCTCGCCGCCGTACTGGTGGTCCTGGCCAACCCGGCCATCCTCTACACCTACACCACCGCCCTCACCGAACCAGTGCTGCTGATGTGCCTGGTGGCCGGCATGGCCGGGCTGGCGCACTGGGCCACCAGCCGCCGCCGGATGAGCGCCGGGGAACTCGCCGTGTTCGCCGGTATCCCGTCCGGCGCCGCTGTGCTGTCCCGCTACGAGGGCTGGGCGCTGGTGCTCACCGGCACCCTGTTCGTCCTCATCACCGAGCTGCGCCGGTCCGGGCAGGTCCGCGAAGCCCTCAAAATGGCGTCCGGCTACGCCATGGTCCCCGCCGCCGCCGTGCTCTGGTGGCTCTCCTACAACTGGGCCATCTACGGCAACCCGCTGGAGTTCATGTTCGGCCAGTACTCCGCCTACGCGCAGCAGAAGAACATCACCGACGGCGGCCTGCTCCCCACCAAGGGCAACCTGGGCCTGACCCTCTGGACCTTCCACTGGTCCCTGTTCGAAACCCTGGGCGCGGTGGTGCTCGCCGCCGCCTGCGGTGCCGTGGTGGTGGTGTTCCGCCGCGGCCTGGCCACCAGCACGCTGCTGGTCGCGGTCACCGGCAGCGCCTACGCGTTCGCCCTGGTGAGCCTGTACCTCGGGCAGACCGCCATCAACAACGACCACTCCCTTCCCAGCACCTGGTGGAACAACCGCTTCGCCCTCACCGCCCTGCCCCTGGCCGCCGTGCTGGTGGCGGCGTTCGTGCACGAGGCGACGCGCCGTCGTCGTACGCGCTCCCTGGTGGCCGCCGCGCTCCTGCTGGCCCTCGCCGCGCAGAACGCGTGGTGGCTGCAGGACCCCGCCGGCCGCCTGGCCATCCTGGCCGAGGGGCGCATGTCCCACGAGTCCAACACCGATTCGTTCGCCGCAGCCCGCTGGCTGAAGGAGCATTACGACGGCGGCGGGATCCTCATGGACGAAAGCGCCCGCGGGAACGCGGTACTTCCCACCATGGGCATCCCGCTGGGCAACATCTACAACCGCGCCTCCGGTGACCACTTCGCCCCGGCGCTCGAGGAACCCGCCCGGTACGCCGAATGGGTGTTCGTGAACGTGGAGGCCGGCGCCGGGCCGCAGGACTCGGGCTTCACGGACCTGGTGTACCAGGCCATCAGCGCCGACCCCACCTTCAACTCCCGCTACGCGGTGGCGTTCACCAGCCCCACCCACCGGATCTACGAAAGGACCGTGGACTGA